The DNA segment AGGTCGACCTCGGTGCCGACCGCCCGAAGCGAGCGCACGAGTCGCCCGCTCGCGACGGCGGCCGCGGCATCCGCCGACACGCTCGCGGCGACGAGGGTCTGCTCGACCTCGTCGAGCACGGCGCGCGAAGCAGCACGGCCCGCGGCATCCGCGACGCTCGACCCGAGGGCCACGAGGTCGGCCACGATCTCGCGTCGCTCGGCGGCGAGCGCCGTCAGGGCGCGACCGTCGCCAGCGGCCTGGGCCTCGGCGAGCTCACCGCCGAGGCCGATGAGGTCGCCGAGGCGGTCGGGCTCGTCGCGTGCGATGCGGTTGACGATCCAGGCGGCCGGTGACGGGCGTCGCAGCGCTCCGATCCCCTTCGCGAGCGCGGGATCGCCCGCGGCCTTCGCCGCGGCCGTGCGCGCGTTGCGCGCCGCCGTGAACTCCTCCGGGACGAGCGCGTACAGCGCGTCCGCCGCCTCGCCGAGCGCGTCTCCAGCCGCCACGCCCCCATCATGCCGCGCGCGGGCGCGCGCCGCATGCGCTCGAGCCCGCTCGAACGCGTGCGCTCAGACGGTCTCGAGGTACTTGTGGACGACGTTGACGGCGACGGCGCCCTGGCCGACGGCGGATGCCACGCGCCGCATGACGTCGTGACGCACGTCGCCCGCGGCGAACACGCCGGGGATGCTCGCCTCGAGCGGGAACGGGTCGCGATTGGGCGTCCAGCCGTGCGGCCGCCGCCCCTCGTGGACGAGGTCGGTCCCGGTGAGCACGAATCCGTGTTCGTCCAGTTCGACGAGCCCGCGCACGAGGTCGGTGCCCGGCACCGCCCCGATGAACACGAACATCGCGTCGGCGGCGAGCTCGAACTCGGTTCCCTCGCGCGTGTCGGCGACGGTCATCGACTCGAGGCGATCGTCGCCTGCGAGTGCGACGACGCGGCTGTGCGCGCGGACCGTGACGTTGGGCGCGGCCTCGATCTGGTCGA comes from the Agromyces marinus genome and includes:
- a CDS encoding transposase; the encoded protein is MAAGDALGEAADALYALVPEEFTAARNARTAAAKAAGDPALAKGIGALRRPSPAAWIVNRIARDEPDRLGDLIGLGGELAEAQAAGDGRALTALAAERREIVADLVALGSSVADAAGRAASRAVLDEVEQTLVAASVSADAAAAVASGRLVRSLRAVGTEVDLGGAVGGGEPGRSGRPGRIRGRSTRERADDGAAATPDAAARRASDRAEQELQRLRERAATDERGLAEASARVDAAAALVDDLEAERDALERRISEVRTRLRPAEREVRIARRALEAAALEAGRSAAALAAASAAEPPDRAGP